Proteins found in one Toxotes jaculatrix isolate fToxJac2 chromosome 18, fToxJac2.pri, whole genome shotgun sequence genomic segment:
- the LOC121198298 gene encoding phosphoinositide 3-kinase regulatory subunit 5-like isoform X2, with protein sequence MEQSSCTEDRIQHVLERCLCNLGLDKPDKELWNAGLCINRWCLEELVKRDAHNFLILLQRILRKTKEVLEQCQYELVVPLSLLFSSTLLKAPYVGPDCGVLWEAYLLFHSFLSWPEPCCSASKRLLNIIQQELKAPGISFQRLVRTEQQFSPEIHNSKTMTVLLVSPDEDIPPEVQSVSEQLSSTQPSNRDVTVTLIRHSFQATLGNKYDLQALHTLLQTKQPEELEQILESVTESMEIAASTADLSKARQGLLNSMERLRESLAVPVPADGYHGTVETFMLPFPKCHTCVWENDNFDILNDILTSQPDLDSLEDCFLKTEIDEDDNNDISVDEEDELEGNKADQDFQSHRISTASSSSRDSMFSSFSLSSSWSVPSGSSGVDSDFSEDTGHEDTEEGQDVQPKPRKKPKKKSRSLLGIERFSMLFKNPRSPSACRRAQSMGYRSDFIKDSQRTGPLLKHSRCPSRLGCASTAALDPLSPQKHVCVRRRPILSCDDGDVAEVPTLVKVVVFGGDKEAGKLARAYSDLQQKESKCPRLTKTCKLQFYFVPSKRRTAGGPGGGHTPTEVQTGSSTKAVVSVESNDLVLEDYTTHIAQMLGMMDPWYKQNVLNLLSLSSDVLCQTACKEGDVSEGSGSVERLPLLADLVLYYCRHADQPVLVQLYQAELTLAGGERRREVFIHSLELGHSAGTRAVKAMGAASKRFGIDEEREAVPLTLNVAYNKVAVSGRSQWTQTEIVCTSINLYKACRKPEQLCDDSRIESLQLTMTEVLKRQCSKSKKFYNQHISVSEVKVDKVQVNGGDGVTTFAVCLDQDEKKFIQSVTRCEVSLCCKPGSSSDWRSYKPLPGQVQPLHPSYCSLLCLPITSFSASYS encoded by the exons ATGGAGCAGAGCTCATGCACAGAGGACCGTATCCAGCATGTCCTTGAGCGTTGCCTTTGTAACCTGGGTCTTGACAAGCCGGACAAAGAACTCTGGAACG CTGGACTGTGCATAAACCGCTGGTGTTTGGAGGAACTTGTGAAGAGAGATGCCCACAACTTCCTCATCCTTCTGCAGAGAatactgaggaaaacaaaagag GTGTTAGAGCAGTGTCAGTATGAACTGGTGgtaccactctctctcttgttctcttcaACCCTCCTCAAA gCTCCTTACGTGGGCCCAGACTGTGGCGTGCTGTGGGAGGCCTACCTGTTGTTCCATAGCTTCCTGTCCTGGCCTGAGCCTTGCTGCTCTGCCAGTAAACGCCTGCTAAATATCATCCAGCAGGAGCTCAAAGCACCAG gcatttcatttcaaagactggtgaggacagagcagcagtttTCCCCTGAGATTCACAACTCTAAAACCAT GACCGTACTGTTAGTGAGCCCAGATGAAGACATCCCTCCAGAGgtccagtctgtctctgagcagctgagTAGCACCCAGCCCTCCAACAGAGATGTCACGGTCACCCTCATCCGACACAGCTTTCAGGCTACTTTGGGCAACAAATATGATCTGCAGGCACTTCACACTCTCCTGCAG ACAAAGCAGCCTGAGGAGTTGGAGCAGATCCTGGAGTCAGTGACTGAGAGCATGGAGATAGCAGCCTCCACAGCTGATCTCAGCAAAGCGAGACAGGGTCTACTAAACAGCATGGAGAGGCTGAGAGAAAGCCTTgctgttcctgttcctgctgATGGCTACCATG GAACTGTGGAGACTTTCATGCTGCCCTTCCCCAAATGTCACACATGTGTTTGGGAGAATGACAACTTTG ATATTCTGAATGACATTCTCACGAGTCAGCCGGACCTGGATTCACTTGAAGACTGTTTTCTAAAAACTGAAATAGACGAGGATGATAATAATGACATCAGTGTGGACGAGGAAGACGAGTTGGAGGGAAACAAAGCGGACCAGGACTTTCAAAGCCACCGCATCTCCACCGCATCTTCCTCCTCTAGGGACTCCATGTtttccagcttctctctgtcctccagctggTCTGTGCCGTCCGGCTCATCAGGTGTGGATAGTGACTTCAGCGAGGACACAGGGCAcgaggacacagaggagggacAAGACGTCCAACCAAAACCTAGAAAGAAACCCAAAAAGAAGTCCAGATCTCTGTTAGGCATAGAGCGCTTCTCCATGCTTTTCAAGAACCCCCGCAGCCCCAGCGCTTGCCGCCGTGCCCAGAGCATGGGCTATCGTAGTGATTTCATCAAGGACTCCCAAAGAACTGGGCCGCTACTCAAACACTCCAGGTGCCCCTCCAGACTGGGTTGTGCTTCCACTGCTGCCTTAGATCCTCTTTCCCCCCAGAAGCACGTGTGTGTCCGCAGGAGGCCGATCCTGAGCTGTGATGATGGGGATGTGGCAGAGGTGCCTACCCTGGTCAAAGTGGTGGTGTTTGGAGGCGACAAAGAGGCCGGCAAGCTGGCGAGGGCATACAGCGacctgcagcagaaagagagTAAATGTCCCCGACTCACCAAGACGTGCAAGCTGCAGTTTTACTTTGTGCCCAGCAAAAGGAGAACTGCAGGAGGCCcaggaggaggacacacaccaacCGAAGTGCAGACAGGAAGTTCAACCAAAGCTGTTGTGTCTGTG GAGTCTAATGACCTTGTGCTGGAGGACTATACTACACACATAGCACAGATGTTGGGCATGATGGATCCCTGGTACAAGCAGAATGTCCTCAATCTGCTTAGCCTGTCCTCTGACGTCCTTTGCCAG ACTGCTTGTAAGGAAGGTGATGTCTCAGAGGGCAGCGGCAGCGTGGAGCGTCTTCCCCTGCTGGCCGACCTGGTGCTTTATTACTGCAGACACGCAGACCAGCCAGTCCTGGTGCAGCTCTATCAGGCTGAG CTGACTCtggctggaggagagaggagaagggaagtGTTTATTCATTCTCTGGAGCTCGGGCACTCCGCTGGAACCAGAGCTGTTAAAGCCATGG GTGCCGCCAGCAAAAGGTTTGGAATTGACGAAGAACGAGAGGCTGTGCCTTTAACACTAAATGTTGCTTACAACAAG GTGGCTGTTAGTGGGAGGAGTCAGTGGACCCAGACAGAGATAGTCTGCACATCGATCAATCTTTACAAAGCCTGCAGGAAGCCTGAGCAGCTGTGCGACG ATTCAAGAATAGAAAGTCTGCAGCTGACAATGACAGAGGTCCTGAAGAGGCAGTGCTCCAAGTCTAAAAAGTTCTACAACCAG CACATCTCTGTATCAGAAGTGAAGGTGGACAAGGTGCAGGTGAATGGTGGAGATGGTGTGACAAcgtttgctgtgtgtctggATCAGGATGAGAAGAAGTTCATCCAAAGTGTGACCAG ATGTGAggtgtctctgtgctgtaaaCCAGGAAGCAGTTCAGACTGGAGGTCCTACAAGCCCTTACCAGGCCAAGTCCAGCCTCTGCACCCGTCCtactgctctctgctctgccttcccatcacctccttctctgcctcatATTCCTGA
- the LOC121198298 gene encoding phosphoinositide 3-kinase regulatory subunit 5-like isoform X1, translating into MPLQKMEQSSCTEDRIQHVLERCLCNLGLDKPDKELWNAGLCINRWCLEELVKRDAHNFLILLQRILRKTKEVLEQCQYELVVPLSLLFSSTLLKAPYVGPDCGVLWEAYLLFHSFLSWPEPCCSASKRLLNIIQQELKAPGISFQRLVRTEQQFSPEIHNSKTMTVLLVSPDEDIPPEVQSVSEQLSSTQPSNRDVTVTLIRHSFQATLGNKYDLQALHTLLQTKQPEELEQILESVTESMEIAASTADLSKARQGLLNSMERLRESLAVPVPADGYHGTVETFMLPFPKCHTCVWENDNFDILNDILTSQPDLDSLEDCFLKTEIDEDDNNDISVDEEDELEGNKADQDFQSHRISTASSSSRDSMFSSFSLSSSWSVPSGSSGVDSDFSEDTGHEDTEEGQDVQPKPRKKPKKKSRSLLGIERFSMLFKNPRSPSACRRAQSMGYRSDFIKDSQRTGPLLKHSRCPSRLGCASTAALDPLSPQKHVCVRRRPILSCDDGDVAEVPTLVKVVVFGGDKEAGKLARAYSDLQQKESKCPRLTKTCKLQFYFVPSKRRTAGGPGGGHTPTEVQTGSSTKAVVSVESNDLVLEDYTTHIAQMLGMMDPWYKQNVLNLLSLSSDVLCQTACKEGDVSEGSGSVERLPLLADLVLYYCRHADQPVLVQLYQAELTLAGGERRREVFIHSLELGHSAGTRAVKAMGAASKRFGIDEEREAVPLTLNVAYNKVAVSGRSQWTQTEIVCTSINLYKACRKPEQLCDDSRIESLQLTMTEVLKRQCSKSKKFYNQHISVSEVKVDKVQVNGGDGVTTFAVCLDQDEKKFIQSVTRCEVSLCCKPGSSSDWRSYKPLPGQVQPLHPSYCSLLCLPITSFSASYS; encoded by the exons ATGCCTCTGCAGAAGATGGAGCAGAGCTCATGCACAGAGGACCGTATCCAGCATGTCCTTGAGCGTTGCCTTTGTAACCTGGGTCTTGACAAGCCGGACAAAGAACTCTGGAACG CTGGACTGTGCATAAACCGCTGGTGTTTGGAGGAACTTGTGAAGAGAGATGCCCACAACTTCCTCATCCTTCTGCAGAGAatactgaggaaaacaaaagag GTGTTAGAGCAGTGTCAGTATGAACTGGTGgtaccactctctctcttgttctcttcaACCCTCCTCAAA gCTCCTTACGTGGGCCCAGACTGTGGCGTGCTGTGGGAGGCCTACCTGTTGTTCCATAGCTTCCTGTCCTGGCCTGAGCCTTGCTGCTCTGCCAGTAAACGCCTGCTAAATATCATCCAGCAGGAGCTCAAAGCACCAG gcatttcatttcaaagactggtgaggacagagcagcagtttTCCCCTGAGATTCACAACTCTAAAACCAT GACCGTACTGTTAGTGAGCCCAGATGAAGACATCCCTCCAGAGgtccagtctgtctctgagcagctgagTAGCACCCAGCCCTCCAACAGAGATGTCACGGTCACCCTCATCCGACACAGCTTTCAGGCTACTTTGGGCAACAAATATGATCTGCAGGCACTTCACACTCTCCTGCAG ACAAAGCAGCCTGAGGAGTTGGAGCAGATCCTGGAGTCAGTGACTGAGAGCATGGAGATAGCAGCCTCCACAGCTGATCTCAGCAAAGCGAGACAGGGTCTACTAAACAGCATGGAGAGGCTGAGAGAAAGCCTTgctgttcctgttcctgctgATGGCTACCATG GAACTGTGGAGACTTTCATGCTGCCCTTCCCCAAATGTCACACATGTGTTTGGGAGAATGACAACTTTG ATATTCTGAATGACATTCTCACGAGTCAGCCGGACCTGGATTCACTTGAAGACTGTTTTCTAAAAACTGAAATAGACGAGGATGATAATAATGACATCAGTGTGGACGAGGAAGACGAGTTGGAGGGAAACAAAGCGGACCAGGACTTTCAAAGCCACCGCATCTCCACCGCATCTTCCTCCTCTAGGGACTCCATGTtttccagcttctctctgtcctccagctggTCTGTGCCGTCCGGCTCATCAGGTGTGGATAGTGACTTCAGCGAGGACACAGGGCAcgaggacacagaggagggacAAGACGTCCAACCAAAACCTAGAAAGAAACCCAAAAAGAAGTCCAGATCTCTGTTAGGCATAGAGCGCTTCTCCATGCTTTTCAAGAACCCCCGCAGCCCCAGCGCTTGCCGCCGTGCCCAGAGCATGGGCTATCGTAGTGATTTCATCAAGGACTCCCAAAGAACTGGGCCGCTACTCAAACACTCCAGGTGCCCCTCCAGACTGGGTTGTGCTTCCACTGCTGCCTTAGATCCTCTTTCCCCCCAGAAGCACGTGTGTGTCCGCAGGAGGCCGATCCTGAGCTGTGATGATGGGGATGTGGCAGAGGTGCCTACCCTGGTCAAAGTGGTGGTGTTTGGAGGCGACAAAGAGGCCGGCAAGCTGGCGAGGGCATACAGCGacctgcagcagaaagagagTAAATGTCCCCGACTCACCAAGACGTGCAAGCTGCAGTTTTACTTTGTGCCCAGCAAAAGGAGAACTGCAGGAGGCCcaggaggaggacacacaccaacCGAAGTGCAGACAGGAAGTTCAACCAAAGCTGTTGTGTCTGTG GAGTCTAATGACCTTGTGCTGGAGGACTATACTACACACATAGCACAGATGTTGGGCATGATGGATCCCTGGTACAAGCAGAATGTCCTCAATCTGCTTAGCCTGTCCTCTGACGTCCTTTGCCAG ACTGCTTGTAAGGAAGGTGATGTCTCAGAGGGCAGCGGCAGCGTGGAGCGTCTTCCCCTGCTGGCCGACCTGGTGCTTTATTACTGCAGACACGCAGACCAGCCAGTCCTGGTGCAGCTCTATCAGGCTGAG CTGACTCtggctggaggagagaggagaagggaagtGTTTATTCATTCTCTGGAGCTCGGGCACTCCGCTGGAACCAGAGCTGTTAAAGCCATGG GTGCCGCCAGCAAAAGGTTTGGAATTGACGAAGAACGAGAGGCTGTGCCTTTAACACTAAATGTTGCTTACAACAAG GTGGCTGTTAGTGGGAGGAGTCAGTGGACCCAGACAGAGATAGTCTGCACATCGATCAATCTTTACAAAGCCTGCAGGAAGCCTGAGCAGCTGTGCGACG ATTCAAGAATAGAAAGTCTGCAGCTGACAATGACAGAGGTCCTGAAGAGGCAGTGCTCCAAGTCTAAAAAGTTCTACAACCAG CACATCTCTGTATCAGAAGTGAAGGTGGACAAGGTGCAGGTGAATGGTGGAGATGGTGTGACAAcgtttgctgtgtgtctggATCAGGATGAGAAGAAGTTCATCCAAAGTGTGACCAG ATGTGAggtgtctctgtgctgtaaaCCAGGAAGCAGTTCAGACTGGAGGTCCTACAAGCCCTTACCAGGCCAAGTCCAGCCTCTGCACCCGTCCtactgctctctgctctgccttcccatcacctccttctctgcctcatATTCCTGA